A part of Rattus norvegicus strain BN/NHsdMcwi chromosome 4, GRCr8, whole genome shotgun sequence genomic DNA contains:
- the Zfp777 gene encoding zinc finger protein 777 isoform X3, with protein sequence MCHDCSVCPHLPSAHDGIVIKIEVQTNDEGSEGLETPEPLMGQVEEHGFQDSELGDPCGEQPDLDMQDQENVLEESTEGSSEFSELKQMLVQQRNCTEGIVIKTEEQEEDEEEEEEDELPQHLQSLGQLSGRYEASMYQTPLPGEMSPEGEESPPPLQLGNPAVKRLAPSIHGHTHGHGHGERHLGENRGNSSQQQRNRRGERPFTCMECGKSFRLKINLIIHQRNHIKEGPYECAECEISFRHKQQLTLHQRIHRVRSGYASPERGSAFNPKHSLKPRPKSPSSGSGGGPKPYKCPECDSSFSHKSSLTKHQITHTGERPYTCPECKKSFRLHISLVIHQRVHAGKHEVSFICSLCGKSFSRPSHLLRHQRTHTGERPFKCPECEKSFSEKSKLTNHCRVHSRERPHACPECGKSFIRKHHLLEHRRIHTGERPYHCAECGKRFTQKHHLLEHQRAHTGERPYPCTHCAKCFRYKQSLKYHLRTHTGE encoded by the exons ATGTGCCATGACTGCTCTGTGTGTCCTCACCTTCCCTCAGCACATGATGGCATCGTGATTAAGATCGAGGTGCAGACCAACGATGAGGGCTCAGAAGGTCTGGAGACACCAGAGCCGCTGATGGGACAAGTGGAGGAACACGGCTTTCAGGACTCAGAGCTGGGTGACCCCTGTGGAGAGCAGCCAGACCTGGACATGCAGGACCAAGAGAACGTGCTAGAGGAGTCCACTGAAGGCTCCAGTGAGTTCAGTGAGCTCAAGCAGATGCTGGTGCAGCAGAGAAACTGCACGG AGGGGATCGTGATAAAgacagaggagcaggaagaggatgaggaagaggaagaggaggatgagctGCCACAGCACTTGCAATCCCTTGGGCAGCTGTCTGGGAGGTACGAGGCCAGTATGTACCAGACTCCCCTCCCTGGGGAGATGTCCCCCGAGGGCGAGGAAAGCCCCCCACCCCTGCAATTAGGCAACCCAGCAGTGAAGAGGCTGGCACCCAGCATTCATGGGCATACACATGGGCATGGGCATGGTGAGCGGCATCTGGGTGAGAACCGTGGGAACTCCAGCCAGCAGCAGCGAAACCGGCGTGGTGAGCGGCCCTTCACTTGCATGGAGTGTGGCAAAAGCTTTCGGCTGAAGATTAACCTCATCATCCACCAGCGTAACCACATTAAGGAGGGGCCCTATGAGTGTGCCGAGTGTGAGATCAGCTTCCGCCACAAGCAGCAACTCACGCTGCACCAGCGCATCCACCGAGTACGCAGCGGCTACGCCTCCCCTGAGCGCGGATCAGCCTTCAATCCCAAGCACTCGCTCAAGCCGCGTCCCAAATCGCCTAGCTCAGGCAGTGGTGGAGGCCCCAAGCCCTACAAGTGCCCAGAGTGTGACAGCAGCTTCAGCCACAAGTCAAGCCTGACCAAGCATCAGATCACACACACGGGCGAGAGGCCCTACACATGCCCAGAATGCAAGAAGAGCTTCCGTTTGCATATCAGCCTGGTGATCCACCAGCGCGTGCATGCTGGCAAGCACGAAGTCTCCTTCATTTGCAGCCTGTGCGGCAAGAGCTTCAGCCGCCCGTCGCATCTGCTGCGCCACCAGCGGACTCATACCGGTGAACGGCCCTTCAAGTGCCCGGAGTGTGAGAAGAGCTTCAGTGAGAAATCTAAGCTCACTAACCACTGCCGCGTGCACTCGCGCGAACGGCCGCACGCCTGCCCTGAGTGCGGCAAGAGCTTCATCCGCAAGCACCACCTGCTGGAGCACCGGCGCATCCATACGGGTGAGCGGCCCTACCACTGCGCTGAGTGTGGCAAGCGCTTCACACAGAAGCACCACCTGCTGGAGCACCAGCGAGCGCACACGGGCGAGCGGCCCTACCCCTGCACGCACTGTGCTAAGTGCTTCCGCTACAAACAGTCCCTCAAGTACCACCTGCGGACCCACACGGGCGAGTGA